The sequence acatactCCTTCAAAGCATTAGAAGTTATTAAATCACAAATTCTAAAACAGATAAGCTTtttttagcagtcggattttgacggagtcttTTATTCAATTACATGAGCAATGTCCCACCTCATATCTGATAATAGCGTTAATAAAAAGGATATGCATTTCGGCTAACTTCATGCATAGTCCCTAAACCCTATTGGTCAATTTAGTGAACCTTGACACCTAATGTAAGTTACTGCAGAATCAGACAAACTTCTGTCGAGAACAAGATTGCAGGGTATCGATTTGCAGAACTCAAATTTGACGGAATGAAATTTTGTCAGAAGAACGCTAATTTCAGAGCGTGTAACTGCAGGCAGACAATTTATGAATACAAAAGCGGTGTTTCTTTGTGAAATAGCGCAAAGGTGGGTCAATGGAAATGGTTTCTTCACACAATGAAGCAAGCGATGGCGATAAGCGAATATTTTGACTGGGGATGCTAAATAAAAcccttaaggacatgtgatacttagaaaattgtcgattttaccagttttaggttcccccggctttttttctagaataatatatattttgctttaaaaatttgggaaatgatagcgaaaatgctaacggacgtccccacacactttttttgtaggttaattcaaaaaagttttaatttagcaaaatgtgattaatttgcataatgcttaggaaatagtatcgattttttcagtgtatatttcgaggttatgtcgTAAATTTGAAAGTCCCCTAAAAGTTAGAAGGaaaggtatttcttattttgtagtacTTTCAGAGGTTAGATGATTATGTTTtgcaatacaaataaataaatattagtcttTGAGTacatttgatatatttgaaatattcttatcatACCTTCAAAAAAAGTTCACGACATACGTATCTCTCAGTGAACGACATCCAACAGAAGGAAGTTTTTAGGGTAtaatacgcatttttttattaatgtccGTGTTGCAAGAGTCtttaatgttcaatatctttttaattgattttggatttcagaacctcaaaaatcaatcaaCGACACCCCCGAATGAATTTGACAAATTCGTGAACTGATGAAATAAACATAACCACACAATATCGAAGGTATCCTTTTTTGCCAAAAAACTtagtcttttctttttaaaaaaacccgataattatacaaaatgatgTTCCTTATTAGCTAAAGAAagtaaattgcataatatttcttacaaataactttctaatttcttttaaattcaaaatcaatagcGGTGACGTCCACTGAATGTAGGGTGTCGGTCACTGGGAATATGGTGTCGTtcactgaatttgaataaattattttaaaataagtgtaacaatagtttggcaaagaataattatattacaggGTACTGTCTAAAAACGGCAAAAAGGTGCCCTTTCAGATGAATTCATCTTCGTTACCAAAAAAtaagcatataaattaatattctcctttttctaaaaatttttttaaggtgtcGGTAATACTCATGTTTACCCTACCTGGATGACATTAAAAAGGTCTCGtcgtactaaaaattaattttgttcgtcCAGGTATTTAAAATACACTTTCCCCAAGAAAATGCGGTTGAGAATTGAAATGTTATATACCCGGATGCTTTCATAAGGATCTCGTCGTAGTAAAAATTGATGGTGGTTGTCAAGGtataaacaatactttttttcCGAGGaagtttggttcagaattaaaatttaacatgcCTGGATGATATTAAAAAGGTCTCGTCGTACTACAAATTAATTCTGACAGTCTAGGTATTTAAAATACATCTTCCCCGAGAAAATTCGGTTGAGAATTGAAATGTTATATACCCGAATGTTTTTAAAAGGATCACGTCGTACTACAAATTGATTCTGGTTGTCCAGGTACcacgagaattttttaaaattatctaggTATCTAAAGTTTTAATTCTTAACCGAATTTCCTCGGAGGTGTACTTTTAATACCTGAACTACCACTATTGATTTTTATTACCAAGAGACCTTTTTAAAATCATCCAATAACAGTTTTAAGTTTTTGTACGACGAGCTCTTTTTAAAATCATCCATCATGTAAgttgtatttcaattatttccaaacaGTCTCGGAGAACACGTATTTTTAAAACCTATACAACCAGGATCAAGTTTTCGAACGACGAGGCCCTCATTAAAGCATCCGGGCATCTGAAATTTCACTTCTTAACCAAACTTTTTCGGGGAAGATGTAGATTTAATACCTGGACAACCAGGATCAATTTTTAGTACGAAGTGATCCTTATAAAAGCATCCGGGTATGTAACATTTCAATTCTCAACCGAATTTCTTTGGGGAAGAGGTATTTTTAATACCTGGACAACCAGTATTGATTTTTAgtacaagaaaattttaaaatcattcaggaatgttaaatttcaattattaaccaaactgTCACGGAGAAGACGTACTTTCCATACCTGGACTACCAAAGTTAAATTTTAGTACGAGACCTTTTTAAAATCATCCAGGTATgttaaatttcaattcttaagCAAACTTCCACGGGGAAGATGTATTTGTTATATCTGGACAACCAGGATCAATCTTCAGTACGTCGAggcctttttaaaatcatttgggtacctttaatttaatttcttatccaAACTTCCTtaaagaagatgtattttttaaacctacacaattttcaaatcacagctgtttggcgctgatcgctcaggcgtacttgatcgtactaccaagcatgtgcACTGTTGGTAAAGTTGCACTCCTCTTgacgggaattttaaattagaataaaaatgtgaatcgtgctcattttttctgtaattgtttACTGGTATGTCTGACTTGGTCTCGGAATAGGAAAACTGCGtaaagtgataaaaggatgcctctatgataataattgataataatttttcaaataaaaaaattgaataattgaaatatttacatatcttgttaTGCTATAATGTGCAAAACACGTATGAAAATGGCGCATTATGTAGAATCGTATAAATTAAAGTAAGTATTTTACAACCTATTCTGGCTTTATATAACACtaatattacaccattaagccatttcctttcggggtaggcgtgactcactcggcaggagaaaggagtagtgtgtggaagggatagagatttttcagattgatccagaattctcgttctatttaagtaaataacacattcgttccgcaacactgctccgacccagtttGCCCAGTttacctcacgaagtcgttatgtaaggttccccacttgggtccattaatagctaaggtctttgtttcaggcgtcattcactcaactgagactctttttattaactatttgccgccatactttcctgccctggcatacgtctctagcttcttttatagccatgcattttttcatgcaggctctcgtgtttctgtgacttcttatgtctcttttaagTAGGTTCTCATTCACAcaatctaaccattctttccgcggtctacctctgggcacgctgccacttactttaccttgatacacttgtttcgttagtcgttcatttggaattctcttaacatgtccgaaccatcttaaccgatttctttcccatgtgtctactagcgtctcttttgcaaccacattcttttagaattatctcgttacttactttgtccattagggttttcccgcttattatgcgcatgaatctcatgttaattgtctaaattttactcttatctttttcttgataattccatgtctcgctaccgtatagtacagtcggtacaaatatagaattatgtattgccattttagctttatttgatatatttttacttttgataaagggacctgctctaccaataaccttcttaccttcatttattcgtctatctaattcctcatctatcttcccgtccccaGTAAATAAGATactaaggtatacgaacttatcaacttgttcaattctctcatcatttaataaaatattgcatagtgttttctcactctttccttcgaacaccatagtttttgttttatttgcgttaattttgaggcccatgctcttcatgcttgcatctagtttattcaacattctttgtaggtcttcgatagactctgccataacaaccttatcatctgcgaacgctaaccctcgtaccctgactgtttcgagatccacaccctcttcgtccaagagacacttgtccataaataatataaataaccatgaagacataacgcatccttgtctaactccttgaataatatcgaaacagtcactcagtttcccattcactcttacactcgctttgctacctgtatatattgtttttatagcttgtaggatccatccattgactccatactctttcagaacttcccaaagtttacttctatctaccttgtcaaaatctttttctaggtcaacaaatgcacagaaaactttttttcctcttctcaaacttttttctgttatttgccttaagcgaAAGAAcccaaaggaaatttaaacctacaaactaaaaaNNNNNNNNNNNNNNNNNNNNNNNNNNNNNNNNNNNNNNNNNNNNNNNNNNNNNNNNNNNNNNNNNNNNNNNNNNNNNNNNNNNNNNNNNNNNNNNNNNNNaaatatatgtgtctcaattttttctagtgtcgaatagtcttagttattggccgttgaaaagcattgtaccggtagtggcgttttggccgtttaagggttaatatgatattttaaaggatttgatatatcttaggatattctAATAGATTCTAAGAAATGCTCAATTGGTTTTAATAATTTAGCATGAGATTCtaacggatttgaaatatgttagggtatttataaaattgcaagaacttttcaagagctttgaaaaatgttaagagactttaaaagattttgaatactttaggattttttaaaagactcaaaggaattttcaattaatttcaataatataaagcgatttcaacgaattttaacatcaatttagttgaaaaatttgttttttgaaaatttaactattttgtagaaaatgctttttgttttatgttaaaaattgatttttttaaactacaaacgtaactattctatatttcattgaaaagtgatattttttagttgaatatttttgtattttattgaataatcgtgtttcttggtagaaaattaatattttttgtcaaaaatttaattatggttaaacatcaattttttgtatagaaacttAGCCTTGgtggaaaacaaaatttcttttgtgaaaaattcgtgtattgtattaaaaataatataaaaaataaatgaaaatttaactgtttctattaaaagttagtcaagtagtcatcaatattaatataatattttataattattatattaacatacacctgaaaaaaatataacctcaaaatcgacgcatgcatgaaattaagaatcacgcgaaacattacaatcgctaatttcttcaatttctttcaaatttattcatcgtgcagcagaaaagcTGAGAAAAtcgaagttcgagtcgtgcaatttcggaaatgtcggtcaaactaatccaacagatggcgccaaaaaagtaggtctgactttttcagtGAATTGCGtcgagaaaaagcaaaaataattacaaacNNNNNNNNNNNNNNNNNNNNNNNNNNNNNNNNNNNNNNNNNNNNNNNNNNNNNNNNNNNNNNNNNNNNNNNNNNNNNNNNNNNNNNNNNNNNNNNNNNNNcaaaaatacttattcgtagggtaatgaaaataacagaagcaaagatttgggaagtccaaagtgggtttatgccaggaaggtcatgtacggatcaaatatttattattattacaccattaagccatttccctttcggggtaggcgtgactcactcggcaggggaaaggagtagtgtgggatagagatttttcagattgatccagaattctcgtgctatttaagtaaataacacgttcgttccgcaacactgctccgacccaggttgctgatcaatctctctagcaatcaccccaagcgaagaacctcacgaagccgttatgtaaggttccccacttgggtccattaatagccaaggtctttgtttcaggcgtcgttcactctactgacatacTATGACATACtactggcatacttctctagcttcttttatgtccatgcattttttcatgcaggctctcgtgtttctgtgacttcttatgtctcttctaagtagggtctcattcacacattctaacaattctttccgcggtctacctctgggcacgttgccatttactttaccttgatacacttgtttcgttagtcgttcatttggcattctctcaacatgtccgaaccatcttaaccgatttctttcccatgggtgtactagcgtctcttttgcaccacattcttttagaattatctcgttacttactttgtccattaggcttttcccgcttattatgcgcatgaatctcatgttaattgcgttaattttactcttatctttttcttgataagtccatgtctcgctaccgtatagtacagtcggtacaaatatagaattatgtattgccattttagctttatttgatatgtttttacttctgataaggggacctgctctaccaataaccttcttaccttcatttattcgtctatctaattcctcatttatcttcccgtccctagtaaataagctatcaaggtatacgaacttatcaacttgttcaattctctcatcatttaataaaatattgcatagcgttttcacactctttccttcgaacaccatagtttttgttttatttgcgttaactTTGAGGCCcacgctcttcatgcttgcatctagtttattcaacattctttgtaggtcttcgatagactctgccataacaaccttatcatctgcgaacgctaaNNNNNNNNNNNNNNNNNNNNNNNNNNNNNNNNNNNNNNNNNNNNNNNNNNNNNNNNNNNNNNNNNNNNNNNNNNNNNNNNNNNNNNNNNNNNNNNNNNNNTACCGAAGATGAGTGCGATCTACTGAACAAGAATCGTACATGCGACTGCGTGCGCAGTAGATGCTACTCTTCAGTGATTAGTAAAATTGcgcttaaaattatgaaaaagaatccttaaaactttataattacacaaagtacatgatttttttcaagatatacatgcatctacatatgattaattggtaaatcgtatttttaacactttattaacaattaaaatttcgcacgcaacgagggggattcgaacgcataacctATCGCACGCTAATCAAGGACCCTATCCATTCACTTATCGAGACTAGTTGTCAGCAGCTTGAAAAACTAGGAATGGATTCTTAAGCACATACAAATTAGACTTATTAggtctgaatttttctaattttttggtttacaactaaaatattaaaataaggtattttatattgctaaatgtattatacatatttgtttcaaaaattgaatgtctgaattttccaaaaactttttgatttaaaagtcactttttgacagtaaaattaaaattaaaaatgaaactaaaattaaaattaaaaaaaaataaaattaaaaattaaaatttattgtaaattagaattaaatggtctgaaaattgattttttggtttacaccaaaagtatgaaaataagatattttatattactgaataatactaattcatatttgtttcataacttttgtctaaattttcaaaaaaattattttgatttaaaagtgagTTTTTGACGGTACATGACCAataacacacacatatatatgtatacaacgtatgaaaaatatttatttctttgtattaagatgaacaaataaaattacatactATAAACGAACTAAACTATATACAACATGCGGATCCAATCCTCACCTGCCtctcatttggaaaaatttcttgaattagaGCTGCTAGTTCTTGAAGTCTCTTACTAGAAATACTGAAAAGACAGATAAAatccaaaatcaaattttcaaggcTTGCAAAAACATAGTTAATTATGTGCAAAAGATATAAACTATTTACTCAGTATCTGAAGTTTTTAGTTCGTTTTCGAGAATAATGTCCACTAGCAAATTCTGATGTGTAACATCCAAACCCTGCTCTTCAGGTGACTTAGGCTTAGTTTGTGTTCCAAAATAATTAACAGTAACCCTCTCACCTTTAGGACAGTTTATGTATTCTTGAATAACGTTCTAAAACATCAAAAGGAATcctgaattataatatttataatagaaagaaaataaaaatgcgaatgtaataaaatattaggttaaaatGATCGTAGGTCAAAACTAATAGAAGGGAAAAAAATTTCGTTTGTCAAGCATGATTGattgactttaaaaattcatacattctattaaagaatataaaatctTTGGTAATTTTGATTATTGacagattcatttttcaaatttagctgTGTAAAGCTGGTTCAATTATTGTTTCTTTCGTGATAGGCACTTACAGTCGCAGGCTCACCTCTTGTCTTCTTGACACTTTTGAATTGCAACAACTCATCAGTGGCTGTCCTTTTGCTCTTCCCCTCAGAAGTTGAAGGTTCTGATATTTGTTCAACGCTAGAAGGCTCTGAACACACTTCAATGAATTCCAGAGACTCTAGACTCTGTGGATGATCAATTATGTCAACTAGTACCTGAaacaattaccaaaaatttcttttaataaaaatgcagatGATATATACTGATTCTATTATAagggaattaatttttcatttatttttcgaaaagtatatCTCATTTCCTTTCATAAAATAACCTCTCTATTGTTCTTAAAATcgtctaattttcttaaaatcttcggcCTATCCCCTATTGGAGGAATTAACGACGCCAAGGAGTTGAAGTCTAATAATTTGAGAGCGGGAGCATCGATGTTATTTTCTGTAATTAACGTGAAAAAAAGATATTATAtccatataataaaatatatcaagttCTTCCGGTAAATTCTAGAATAAACTCAAGTTCTAAGGGACATATTTGaacccaaaacatttttttagaatacgtTGCACTTGAAggttatatttattatttgactgaaaataatgaaaagaaaaaaagtttctgaaaatattcaggattttacttgaggaaatattttttcacttaggTTTATAGGAAACTTGTTACACTTCAGGCTAATGTAGCAGTGCTCTAAcctaaaaattcagtttcttcATTTTGCTCAAAAAAACTACAATTGCATAAAGCATAAAGTACGGAATTAAGAAGTTCTAATCTCCactatttctgaaataaattgaaCCAAAGTCCGGAAAAGTATCTAATGCTGGTATTTCTCAAGTAAAATcgtagaataaagaaaaaaaatttgtagtagCGATCCATTAACCTCGACTCAACTCAAACTTATAAAAAGCAATCACTCTGAAAGAAACTTAAATAAACTTACCTTCAAATGCCGACAGGTATGAAGAAAATCCCCATTCGTTTAGAATATCTtccataataaattgttcaacaaaCACAGTCACAAAAATTAACGAAATAAACGCGGTCACACGCGATCGGCGCCGGTCAGCGGATCA comes from Belonocnema kinseyi isolate 2016_QV_RU_SX_M_011 chromosome 5, B_treatae_v1, whole genome shotgun sequence and encodes:
- the LOC117173693 gene encoding uncharacterized protein LOC117173693, which gives rise to MSCCNSKVSRRQENVIQEYINCPKGERVTVNYFGTQTKPKSPEEQGLDVTHQNLLVDIILENELKTSDTDISSKRLQELAALIQEIFPNERQVRIGSACCI